In Populus nigra chromosome 1, ddPopNigr1.1, whole genome shotgun sequence, one genomic interval encodes:
- the LOC133670706 gene encoding probable protein phosphatase 2C 66 isoform X2, whose protein sequence is MLFWENFSSTTNDTLFCGVFDGHGPYGHLVAKKVRDSLPLILSTRWNSAQHSCLPNAPPAAAAATTNSDEAVDDESFNSLEVDETEKQLPDMYLPLKKSLLKAFKLMDKELKLHPTIDCFCSGTTAVTLIKQGQDLVIGNVGDSRAVLATRDKDDSLLAVQLTVDLKPDLPREAARILQCKGRVFALQDEPEVPRVWLPNNDSPGLAMARAFGDFCLKDFGLISVPDVYYRCLTERDEFIILASDGVWDVLSNKEAVDIVASAPGRATAARALVDCAVRAWRLKYPTSKNDDCAVVCLFLEHLCAANGEVEEQDKKKIPKEPGEHFVTNENVGQLETQDDSCGLVFTHSSTTQNSDEIVPVSELLVENPSVKCLGQSKRSLAECISTAEDEEWSALEGITRVNSLLSLPRLLAGDKRSASWRKWI, encoded by the exons ATGCTCTTTTGGGAG AATTTCAGCTCAACCACAAATGATACCCTTTTTTGTGGGGTATTTGATGGTCATGGTCCTTATGGTCATTTGGTCGCCAAGAAAGTTCGTGATTCCCTTCCACTCATACTTTCTACCCGCTGGAATTCTGCTCAACACAGCTGCCTTCCAAATGCTCCccctgcagcagcagcagcaaccacAAATTCTGATGAAGCCGTGGATGATGAATCTTTTAATTCTTTGGAGGTcgatgaaactgaaaaacaacTCCCAGATATGTATCTTCCACTTAAAAAGTCTTTATTGAAGGCTTTTAAATTAATGGATAAGGAGTTGAAGTTGCATCCAACAATCGATTGTTTTTGCAGTGGGACCACTGCTGTTACTTTGATCAAGCAG GGCCAGGATCTTGTTATTGGAAATGTTGGTGACTCCAGGGCAGTTTTGGCAACCAGAGACAAAGATGACTCCTTGCTTGCTGTTCAACTGACAGTTGACTTGAAACCTGATTTAccaa GGGAAGCTGCCAGGATCCTGCAATGTAAAGGAAGGGTCTTTGCGTTACAGGATGAGCCAGAGGTTCCACGTGTATGGTTGCCTAACAATGACTCACCTGGTCTGGCAATGGCTAGAGCTTTTGGGGACTTCTGCTTGAAGGATTTTGGTTTAATTTCCGTTCCAGATGTTTATTATCGCTGCCTCACTGAGAGGGATGAATTCATTATTCTTGCTTCAGATGGG GTTTGGGATGTCCTCTCAAATAAGGAAGCAGTTGATATTGTGGCTTCAGCCCCTGGCCGTGCAACAGCAGCTAGAGCTCTTGTAGACTGTGCTGTCCGAGCATGGAGACTTAAATATCCAACATCCAAGAATGATGATTGTGCAGTTGTATGCCTCTTTCTTGAACATCTTTGTGCAGCAAATGGAGAGGTAGAAGAGCAGGATAAGAAAAAGATTCCTAAGGAGCCTGGGGAGCATTTTGTGACCAATGAGAACGTTGGGCAGTTAGAAACACAAGATGATTCTTGTGGTCTTGTTTTTACACATTCGAGTACCACACAAAACTCTGATGAGATTGTACCTGTCTCTGAGTTGCTGGTTGAAAATCCTTCTGTGAAGTGCCTGGGCCAGTCCAAGAGGAGTCTGGCAGAGTGCATTTCAACTGCAGAGGATGAGGAGTGGTCGGCCCTAGAAGGTATCACAAGGGTTAATAGTTTGCTGAGCCTTCCTAGGCTCCTGGCTGGTGACAAAAGATCAGCCAGTTGGAGAAAATGGATATGA
- the LOC133670706 gene encoding probable protein phosphatase 2C 6 isoform X1, which translates to MGSCFSIMGKKKKKDTDDDPLSLSSSSITSTSHIWKMRSSSSATNANVDPSVLLHIPGRLTTNGATKLGCLYTQQGKKGTNQDAMLFWENFSSTTNDTLFCGVFDGHGPYGHLVAKKVRDSLPLILSTRWNSAQHSCLPNAPPAAAAATTNSDEAVDDESFNSLEVDETEKQLPDMYLPLKKSLLKAFKLMDKELKLHPTIDCFCSGTTAVTLIKQGQDLVIGNVGDSRAVLATRDKDDSLLAVQLTVDLKPDLPREAARILQCKGRVFALQDEPEVPRVWLPNNDSPGLAMARAFGDFCLKDFGLISVPDVYYRCLTERDEFIILASDGVWDVLSNKEAVDIVASAPGRATAARALVDCAVRAWRLKYPTSKNDDCAVVCLFLEHLCAANGEVEEQDKKKIPKEPGEHFVTNENVGQLETQDDSCGLVFTHSSTTQNSDEIVPVSELLVENPSVKCLGQSKRSLAECISTAEDEEWSALEGITRVNSLLSLPRLLAGDKRSASWRKWI; encoded by the exons ATGGGATCTTGCTTTTCCAtcatggggaagaagaagaagaaggatacTGACGATGACCCACTATCCTTATCATCGTCATCAATCACTTCAACTTCTCATATTTGGAAGAtgagatcatcatcatcagctaCTAATGCTAATGTTGATCCAAGTGTGCTCCTTCATATTCCTGGCAGGCTCACCACCAATGGAGCCACCAAACTGGGTTGCTTATATACTCAGCAGGGCAAGAAAGGCACCAATCAAGACGCCATGCTCTTTTGGGAG AATTTCAGCTCAACCACAAATGATACCCTTTTTTGTGGGGTATTTGATGGTCATGGTCCTTATGGTCATTTGGTCGCCAAGAAAGTTCGTGATTCCCTTCCACTCATACTTTCTACCCGCTGGAATTCTGCTCAACACAGCTGCCTTCCAAATGCTCCccctgcagcagcagcagcaaccacAAATTCTGATGAAGCCGTGGATGATGAATCTTTTAATTCTTTGGAGGTcgatgaaactgaaaaacaacTCCCAGATATGTATCTTCCACTTAAAAAGTCTTTATTGAAGGCTTTTAAATTAATGGATAAGGAGTTGAAGTTGCATCCAACAATCGATTGTTTTTGCAGTGGGACCACTGCTGTTACTTTGATCAAGCAG GGCCAGGATCTTGTTATTGGAAATGTTGGTGACTCCAGGGCAGTTTTGGCAACCAGAGACAAAGATGACTCCTTGCTTGCTGTTCAACTGACAGTTGACTTGAAACCTGATTTAccaa GGGAAGCTGCCAGGATCCTGCAATGTAAAGGAAGGGTCTTTGCGTTACAGGATGAGCCAGAGGTTCCACGTGTATGGTTGCCTAACAATGACTCACCTGGTCTGGCAATGGCTAGAGCTTTTGGGGACTTCTGCTTGAAGGATTTTGGTTTAATTTCCGTTCCAGATGTTTATTATCGCTGCCTCACTGAGAGGGATGAATTCATTATTCTTGCTTCAGATGGG GTTTGGGATGTCCTCTCAAATAAGGAAGCAGTTGATATTGTGGCTTCAGCCCCTGGCCGTGCAACAGCAGCTAGAGCTCTTGTAGACTGTGCTGTCCGAGCATGGAGACTTAAATATCCAACATCCAAGAATGATGATTGTGCAGTTGTATGCCTCTTTCTTGAACATCTTTGTGCAGCAAATGGAGAGGTAGAAGAGCAGGATAAGAAAAAGATTCCTAAGGAGCCTGGGGAGCATTTTGTGACCAATGAGAACGTTGGGCAGTTAGAAACACAAGATGATTCTTGTGGTCTTGTTTTTACACATTCGAGTACCACACAAAACTCTGATGAGATTGTACCTGTCTCTGAGTTGCTGGTTGAAAATCCTTCTGTGAAGTGCCTGGGCCAGTCCAAGAGGAGTCTGGCAGAGTGCATTTCAACTGCAGAGGATGAGGAGTGGTCGGCCCTAGAAGGTATCACAAGGGTTAATAGTTTGCTGAGCCTTCCTAGGCTCCTGGCTGGTGACAAAAGATCAGCCAGTTGGAGAAAATGGATATGA
- the LOC133669377 gene encoding scarecrow-like protein 18: MSSPNSHDHDQEQDQEEEINPPTPTTAFHTRQLLVSCADLISQSDFSAAQRLLSHLLSTYNSSPYGDSTERLVHQFVRALSLRLNRHANPARSTTTAPLVFNMNSIAPPPPCTTTNTNNNKRMVISYESMDQDTLQSCYLSLNQITPFIRFSHLTANQAILEAIQVGQQAIHIIDFDIMHGVQWPPLMQALADRSNNTLHPPPMLRITGTGHDLSILHRTGDRLLKFAHSLGLRFQFHPLLLLNNDPASLALYLPSAITLLPDEALAVNCVLCLHRFLMDDSRELLLLLHKIKALNPNVVTVAEREANHNHLLFLQRFLEALDHYTALFDSLEATLPPNSKERLAVEQIWFGREIMDIVAAEGEGRRERHQRFETWEMMLKSSGFSNVPLSPFALSQAKLLLRLHYPSKGYQLQIVNNSFFLGWQNHSLFSVSSWH; this comes from the coding sequence ATGAGTTCACCTAATTCCCATGATCATGATCAGGAACAAGATCAAGAAGAAGAGATTAATCCACCGACACCAACAACAGCATTCCATACGCGTCAGTTGCTAGTCAGTTGCGCAGATCTCATTTCTCAATCTGACTTCTCCGCCGCTCAACGCCTTCTCTCCCATCTTTTGTCCACTTACAACTCTTCTCCTTATGGTGACTCCACTGAGAGGTTGGTTCATCAATTTGTTCGAGCCCTCTCTCTCCGCCTTAATCGCCATGCCAATCCCGCTAGGAGTACTACTACTGCTCCTCTTGTTTTCAATATGAACAGCAtagctcctcctcctccttgtactactactaatactaataataacaaGAGGATGGTGATCAGCTATGAGTCGATGGATCAGGACACTCTTCAGTCTTGCTATTTGTCTTTGAATCAGATCACCCCATTCATAAGATTCAGCCATCTAACTGCCAATCAGGCTATCTTGGAAGCCATACAAGTAGGGCAGCAAGCCATTCACATCATAGATTTTGATATTATGCATGGGGTGCAATGGCCTCCATTGATGCAAGCTTTGGCGGACCGATCTAACAACACTCTTCATCCTCCTCCTATGCTTCGGATCACAGGGACTGGTCATGATTTGAGCATCCTACACAGGACTGGGGATCGCCTTTTGAAATTTGCCCACTCCTTGGGCCTCAGGTTCCaattccatcctcttcttcttctcaacaATGACCCTGCCTCTCTTGCCCTCTATCTCCCCTCAGCAATTACTCTTCTCCCAGATGAAGCCCTAGCGGTGAACTGCGTGTTGTGTCTTCACCGGTTCCTTATGGATGATTCTCGTGAACTGCTCCTTTTACTCCATAAAATCAAGGCCTTGAACCCCAATGTGGTGACGGTTGCTGAAAGGGAAGCCAACCACAACCACCTTCTCTTCTTACAGAGGTTCCTGGAGGCCTTGGATCACTATACAGCTCTCTTCGACTCCCTAGAGGCAACCCTACCACCAAACAGCAAGGAGAGACTTGCAGTTGAGCAGATATGGTTTGGGAGAGAGATAATGGACATCGTAGCAGCAGAGGGAGAGGGAAGAAGAGAAAGGCACCAGAGGTTCGAGACATGGGAAATGATGCTAAAGAGTTCAGGGTTTAGCAACGTTCCATTGAGTCCCTTTGCACTTTCACAGGCCAAGCTCTTACTAAGGCTCCATTATCCTTCTAAGGGCTATCAGCTTCAGATTGTCAACAATTCTTTCTTCTTGGGTTGGCAAAATCATTCCCTCTTCTCTGTCTCTTCATGGCACTAG